GCAGCGATTGCCCCGGGCTCGGCTCGGATTACCTCAATAAGGCAGCCGAGGCCCTGGAAGGTGGCGCGCCCTTGGTGGTTGGCCCGGCCGCTGATGGTGGTTATGTGTTGATTGGTATGCGCGAGCCTCAGGCGGTGTTTGGTGATGTCCATTGGGGGTCAGACAAGGTGCTGGCGCAGACGCTGGCACGGGCAAAACACTTGAATTTGCACGTGCACCACCTGCCAACTCTCGACGACATCGACAGGCCCGAAGACTTGGTTTTGCTTGAAAATTGGTCGGCTTTGGCGCCTTGGAGCCAATTTGAGCGTTAAGTGTGCGTTACCTTTATGCACACCATCATTTTTTGCTCAATCTTTGGGCAGGGCTTTCGCCAATGTTCAGGTTTTAATCTAGGTAAATAGTGTAAGTTATTGAAAGTAAAGGGTTATGTTGGGGTGCCTACTTTTTCGTCAAGTTGTAGGGCGCCCAGTATTTACCGCGTATAGCGGCATCTGCCCAAGGAGTATGCACAGAGTTATCCACAAGAATTGGGGAAAACTGACAGTCAGAGCTGATTATTTGTTCAAGTTTGTTACCCGCTTTTGCAATTGCAATTATCGGTAAAGCCAGGTTTTGATTTTTGATCCGGCAGACCTTGCCCGTTTTGCGCTTAAATTCCCCGCCTCGCGCCCAGGCTTCCGTCGTTCGGCGGGCTGTGAGCCGCGATTGAGGGCTGGGTGCACGCCCTTAGAAAATCCCCATCACCAAGCCTGCTGCCATCGTGAGCCCAAGCTCATGGGCATCGGCTAGATGTGCCGGCGTAATTTCGCCGCGGCAAATAAGCGGCGCAGCTACCCGGGTGAGGGGGTAGCCTTTGGCAATGCGATCTATTTCACGCACCGCCCCTGTGCCATCGTTACCGGCGGAGATAAACACGCCGTAGGGTTTGTTGAGCGCGTAAGGCTCTGCCGGGTAGAAAGTACGGTCAAAAAAATCCTTTAGTGCGCCACTCATATACCCAAAATTTTCTGGCGTGCCAAACAGCACCCCATCACACCAGAGTAAATCTTCAAGGGTTGAATCGAAGGCTGTTTGCAGTTTCACGCTGCAGCCGGCTTCTTCCTGGGCACCGCGAAAAGCCGCCTCTGCAAGCTGGCCTGTGTTGCCAGACTGGGTGTGGTAAACAATGAGCAGGTGCTTGGCAGACATTCAATAAAGGCCTGATTGATTCGCGAGGTGACGCCGCCGGTCAGGGCCGCTATAGTTGAGCTTACTTCCCCCTATGCGTTGAAACAAGGATCGTTATGCGCATGTCTTTGCTGGTTTTCAGCCTGAGCCTTGGCAGCCTTTGCCTGTGGCCGGATTTATTGCCTGGCAGTTGGCTAATAGCAGCCTGGTGCTTGGCACTTGCAGCCCTTTTATGGCCCTCACTTATTTTTTTCAATTTGACGAAAGTTCGGCCTGCGCCCGCAATCAGGCGGGGCATTTTGCAGGGGCTGTTTGCCGCACTGGCAGGGGTGAGTGCTGCGCAGTTGCATGGTGCGCACATAGTGCAGTCGCAATTGCCAGCCGCTTGTGATCAGCAGGCGTTTCGTATTGAAGGGCAGGTGGTTGATTTACCCAATCAGCAAATGGGCCGGGTACCCTTTGTAAGCTTTCAGCTGCGTGTAAAAAATATCAAAGGGTTAGGCCAAAATCAGCAGTTGGCCACTCAGTGTAAACCTCACGCAGTGCAGGGCGAGCGCGTGCAGCTGTATTTGTATGAAAGCGAAGGCTTACCCAAGCCACAAAATATAAAAGCCGGGCAGCATTTAAGCCTTGAGGTTGTGCTGAAACGCCCGCGTGGGCTGATCAATCCGGCGAGTCAGGATTATCAATTGAGGTTACTGCGCCAAGGCGTGATGGCAACGGGCATTGTACGGCAGTTGGTGCCGCTGCCTGATGCACGGCCAGGCTTCTCTGTTGATGTGCTGCGTGCGGCCTGGCGAGAAAAATTAACCCGGTGGGTAGCCGACCCTGAAGTGGTGGCGGTGATGGCAGCGCTCTCTATTGGTAGCCGGCAGGGCTTAAGTGAAAACACCCGCACGCTACTTACCCACACGGGTACCGGCCACTTGCTTGCCATATCCGGCTTGCATGTGGGCATGATGGCGCTGGTGGGGTATGGCCTTGGGCGGCTGCTCTTTGCGCTTTGTGTCGCGCTTTTTTCCGCGTCTTTTTACACGGTGATAAACGGGCGCTTACTGGCGGCTGTGGTGTCTGTGATTTGCGCCGGTGGCTATGCAGGTTTGAGTGGCTTTGCGCTACCCACGCAGCGCGCGTTGATCATGGTGTGTTTGGTGTATATCGCGCAATGGGTGGCCCGCTACTGGGCCCTGCTGGATGTGTGGCTGGTAGCGCTCGCCTTGGTGCTGCTGATAAATCCGCTGCAAGCGGCCGATGCCGGGCTGTATTTATCATTTGGTGCGGTATGGGCGTTGATGATGCGCCTGGATGCTCGCCACAACCAAAGTCACCATTGGGTGGGGAAAATCAGCGGCTGGTTTTTGCCGCAATGGTGGGTATTTTTGGGGCTGATTCCGTTAACCATTTTATTTTGGCAGGGGGTGAGTTCAACGAGTGTGGTGGCCAATAGTATTGCCATACCTTGGGTGACATTAATCACTGTGCCCGTTGTGTTGTTGGCGTTTGTGTTGCAGTGGCTGCCGCTGGTGTCTGAATTTTTAGTCTCGGTGTGTGCCGCAAGTATCGAGAGTTTGCTGGCGGTTTTGGCGGCCCTGGCAGCTATTGCCCGCGCGTGGGGCTGGCTGGTTGTCAGTTTGCCGGCCTTTGTGTGGTTGCTGGTGTTTTTTGCGGTGGCCTTGCTGTTTGTGCCGCTGCCTGTACGAGTGCGCATTGCCTGTTTGGTGTGCCTTGCCTTTGCAAGCCTGTTGCATACCGGATTTTTAGCGTTGAGTCACCCAGCCCGCCAGCGCATTACCGTGTTTGATGTGGGGCAGGGGCTTGCCGTGTTAATGGAAATAGATGGCCGTGTGATTTTGTACGACACCGGGCCGCCGCTGGGCAATCACACTAACGCTGCTGAACATATTTTATTGCCCTACCTGGTTGCGCGCGGTATTAACCGGTTAGACCTGTTGATTGTGAGCCACGGCGATGCCGACCACGCAAGCGGGGTGCAAACACTGATTTCACAATTGAAGGTAGATACCCTTTGGTTTGGCGAACCGCTTGAAGGGTTTGGCTTAGGCGCCATGACGCAGCCAAACACCGGTGCATGGCCTGCAGGTCACATGGCCCGTGCGCGCAATGCTCAAAACGCGCGTACAACTGCCTTTGCAGGCGAGCTTGGTGCTTGCCATGGCAAGCGCTGGGCCGGAGCCTCAGGGCTGTTTACCCTAAGCGCCTTGCCGCGGCCTGTTTCGCAATTACAGGGCGGTGGCAATAATGCCTCATGTGTGGTGTTGCTGGTGCTGCCCGGGCTTTCGGTGTTGATACCTGGCGATATTGATAAATCAGCCGAGCTTAGCCTCAATTTGCCCGCTCACAATGCAGGCGGGCTGCAGCTACTTGTGGCCCCCCACCATGGCAGCAAAAGCTCATCAAGCTTTGGCCTGCTGGGCATGTTTCAACCCTCCCATGTGATCGTAAGCGCAGGTTATCGCAATCGCTATGGGCACCCCCATGAGGATGTGGTGGCGCGCGCCCAGCTCTACGGGGCCATGCTGCTCAACACCGCCACCAGTGGTGCCATTGAGTATCACTGGCAAGCGGGAGAGCCCGGTGGCTTTCGCACCTGGCGCAATTATCAGCGCCGGTTCTGGCATCACCGCTAAACAGCCTTAAAACCTTGTGGTAGAGTGACGGGCAATTTGGCGGCGGTGTCCGCTCAATGGCAATTATCCCTTGCAAGGCAAGAGCTTAGGAGTGTGAAGTGATCGAGATTTTCTTGTCCGGTGGTTGGCTGATGTGGCCTATTTTGATTTGTTCCATGGCCGTTGTGGGTATCACCCTGGAGCGGTTCTGGACACTGGATGCGAAGAAAATCGCACCACGGCATTTGTTGTCGCAGGTTTGGGGTTGGATAAAAAATAACCAGCTCGATGCGACCAAGATCAAAGAGCTAAAGCAGTCTTCCCAGTTGGGCAGAATTCTGGCTGCAGGGCTTAGCAATTCACGCCACGGCCGCGACATTATGCGCGACTCAATTCAAGAGGCTGCCGGCGAAGTGGTGCACACCCTGGAGCAATACCTCGGCGCACTGGCCACTATCGCCGCCGTTGCCCCATTGTTGGGGCTACTGGGTACCGTCATCGGCATGATTGATGTATTCACCACCATCACCGAGCAGGGCACGGGTAACGCCGGTGCATTGGCCGGTGGTATTTCACAGGCCTTGATTACCACGGCTGCAGGTTTGTGTGTGGCGATTCCCGCGATGATTGCGCACCGGTTTTTCGTGCGTAAAGTAGATTCGCTCATCGTTATTATGGAGCAGGAGTCTATTAAGCTTGTGGATGCCCTGCACAGCGATCGCCGTGTGGAAGGCAAGGGTTAATAAATGAGCAACGCCGTACAGTTTCGCCGCTCGCGCCGCGAAGAAGAGGCAGTTAACCTAACACCCCTTATCGACGTGGTGTTTTTGCTGCTGATCTTTTTTATGGTGTCTACCACCTTTACCAAAGAAACCCATTTGTCCATTGATTTGCCGGAAGCCAAAGGTGAATCAGCCCAGGAGTTGCCGCAGCAAGTTGAAATTCTGATTCATGCAGACGGCAGCTATGCCATCAATGGCCAAACATTGGTGGATAAAAAACTGCCCACCTTATTGCGTGCGCTGCAATCACTTGAAGGCGAGGCGAATGAAACGCCGTTGATTATCACCGCCGATGCGGCAACCCCGCACCAGGCCGTGGTAACCGCCATGGATGCCGCAGGTCAGCTGGGCTTTGTGCACCTGAGCCTTACCACCCGTCGCCCAGAAGTGCAGGAAGACTGATACGATGCAGGCCTTTATGCTCAAGGCCTGGTACGAGGGTGGTTGGCGCTCTTGGGTGACGCTGCCTTTGCTATGGCCATTGAGTGTGTTGTTGCGGGCTGTTGCCGCAATCAGGCGCAGGCGCCAGCAGGCCCAGGCCCAGGCGCACGCAGTTGCAGGCGTGCCCGTGATCATTGTGGGCAATATTTCCGTGGGCGGTACCGGCAAAACGCCACTCATTGAAGCGCTGGCGCAGTCGCTGCAACAAGCCGGTTGGCGCCCGGGCATTGTCAGCCGTGGCTACGGTGGGCAGGGGCCATTCCCGCTTTTGGTGTCATCCAATACATCGGCACAAGCCTCGGGCGATGAACCCAAAATGTTGTATGAGCGCACGGGCTTGCCTTTGGTGGTGGCGCCTGATCGCCCCCTTGCCGTGCAGCATTTGTTAAGCCAGGCCAATTGTAATGTCATATTGAGCGACGATGGCCTGCAGCATTACCGGCTCCACAGAGATCTGGAAATTATTGTGCTAGACGGCAGCCGGGGCCTGGGTAATGGCCGGTTGTTACCGGCAGGCCCCCTGCGTGAAACACCTGCACGTTTAGGCGAAGCAGATTTACTTGTGATTAACGCCGCAGGCCCGCTGCACCCGAGTTTACAGCCCTGGGCGCACCAAAGTATCACCATGACCCTAAAAGCCCACGAGGCCGTAAATGTGGCCACAGGTGAGCGGCGGCCCATTGGTGAATTGCCCGATTGTCACTGGGCAGCCCTTTGTGGAATTGGCAACCCGGCGCGTTTTTATCACACGTTAGATGAGCTAAATTTGCGTTATACGCCGCACAGTTTTCCAGATCATCACGCCTACACTGAGCAAGAGCTGCAGGCTTTTACGGAAAAAGCCGTGTTGATGACCGAAAAAGACGCCGTAAAATGCCATCGGTTTGCCGGCGCGAACTGGTGGTTTATCAAGGTGGCGCCAACATTTAGCCGTGATATCAAAGCGCAGCTTACGGCATTGCTGAATGCCCTTGAAAATCCCATTGCTGATTAAGCAATAAATTTTTTATACGTTGGGCCAAATTTTAGGTAAACATTTACTATGAGTTACACAGTTATTATTCCTGCCCGCTTTGGCTCCAGCCGGCTACCCGGTAAGCCGCTGGCTGATATTGGCGGTAAAACCATGATTGAGCGGGTGGTTGCTGCGGCAAGTTTAAGCGGCGCTCAACGCGTGGTGGTTGCCACAGACGACGAGCGCATACGCGAACATTTGCAGGCCAAAGGCATTGCCGTGTGCATGACCCGTGTAGACCACGCCTCAGGTACAGACAGGCTGCAGGAAGTGGCGCAGCAGCTAAAACTTGCAGATAGCGACATAGTGGTAAACGTGCAGGGTGATGAGCCGTTAATTCCGCCAGCGGTTATCGATCAGGTGGCAAGTAATTTGGCCAATGCGAAAGCGGCATCTGTAGCAACACTGTGTGAAGCTATTGTAAAGCCCGAGGATTTATTCAACCCCAATGTTGTAAAAGTTGTGGCTGATCACGAAGGCCTGGCGCTGTATTTCAGCCGCGCGCCAA
This genomic stretch from Simiduia sp. 21SJ11W-1 harbors:
- the kdsB gene encoding 3-deoxy-manno-octulosonate cytidylyltransferase; this encodes MSYTVIIPARFGSSRLPGKPLADIGGKTMIERVVAAASLSGAQRVVVATDDERIREHLQAKGIAVCMTRVDHASGTDRLQEVAQQLKLADSDIVVNVQGDEPLIPPAVIDQVASNLANAKAASVATLCEAIVKPEDLFNPNVVKVVADHEGLALYFSRAPMPWARDAFAARGTDFHGELPAAPFARHIGIYAYKVGLLNQFVQWPQAPLEQVESLEQLRVLHFGHRIHVAEACEPVPGGVDTPEDLARLRKLLG
- a CDS encoding MotA/TolQ/ExbB proton channel family protein, which translates into the protein MWPILICSMAVVGITLERFWTLDAKKIAPRHLLSQVWGWIKNNQLDATKIKELKQSSQLGRILAAGLSNSRHGRDIMRDSIQEAAGEVVHTLEQYLGALATIAAVAPLLGLLGTVIGMIDVFTTITEQGTGNAGALAGGISQALITTAAGLCVAIPAMIAHRFFVRKVDSLIVIMEQESIKLVDALHSDRRVEGKG
- the lpxK gene encoding tetraacyldisaccharide 4'-kinase: MQAFMLKAWYEGGWRSWVTLPLLWPLSVLLRAVAAIRRRRQQAQAQAHAVAGVPVIIVGNISVGGTGKTPLIEALAQSLQQAGWRPGIVSRGYGGQGPFPLLVSSNTSAQASGDEPKMLYERTGLPLVVAPDRPLAVQHLLSQANCNVILSDDGLQHYRLHRDLEIIVLDGSRGLGNGRLLPAGPLRETPARLGEADLLVINAAGPLHPSLQPWAHQSITMTLKAHEAVNVATGERRPIGELPDCHWAALCGIGNPARFYHTLDELNLRYTPHSFPDHHAYTEQELQAFTEKAVLMTEKDAVKCHRFAGANWWFIKVAPTFSRDIKAQLTALLNALENPIAD
- a CDS encoding DNA internalization-related competence protein ComEC/Rec2, which translates into the protein MSLLVFSLSLGSLCLWPDLLPGSWLIAAWCLALAALLWPSLIFFNLTKVRPAPAIRRGILQGLFAALAGVSAAQLHGAHIVQSQLPAACDQQAFRIEGQVVDLPNQQMGRVPFVSFQLRVKNIKGLGQNQQLATQCKPHAVQGERVQLYLYESEGLPKPQNIKAGQHLSLEVVLKRPRGLINPASQDYQLRLLRQGVMATGIVRQLVPLPDARPGFSVDVLRAAWREKLTRWVADPEVVAVMAALSIGSRQGLSENTRTLLTHTGTGHLLAISGLHVGMMALVGYGLGRLLFALCVALFSASFYTVINGRLLAAVVSVICAGGYAGLSGFALPTQRALIMVCLVYIAQWVARYWALLDVWLVALALVLLINPLQAADAGLYLSFGAVWALMMRLDARHNQSHHWVGKISGWFLPQWWVFLGLIPLTILFWQGVSSTSVVANSIAIPWVTLITVPVVLLAFVLQWLPLVSEFLVSVCAASIESLLAVLAALAAIARAWGWLVVSLPAFVWLLVFFAVALLFVPLPVRVRIACLVCLAFASLLHTGFLALSHPARQRITVFDVGQGLAVLMEIDGRVILYDTGPPLGNHTNAAEHILLPYLVARGINRLDLLIVSHGDADHASGVQTLISQLKVDTLWFGEPLEGFGLGAMTQPNTGAWPAGHMARARNAQNARTTAFAGELGACHGKRWAGASGLFTLSALPRPVSQLQGGGNNASCVVLLVLPGLSVLIPGDIDKSAELSLNLPAHNAGGLQLLVAPHHGSKSSSSFGLLGMFQPSHVIVSAGYRNRYGHPHEDVVARAQLYGAMLLNTATSGAIEYHWQAGEPGGFRTWRNYQRRFWHHR
- a CDS encoding biopolymer transporter ExbD, with the translated sequence MSNAVQFRRSRREEEAVNLTPLIDVVFLLLIFFMVSTTFTKETHLSIDLPEAKGESAQELPQQVEILIHADGSYAINGQTLVDKKLPTLLRALQSLEGEANETPLIITADAATPHQAVVTAMDAAGQLGFVHLSLTTRRPEVQED
- a CDS encoding flavodoxin family protein gives rise to the protein MSAKHLLIVYHTQSGNTGQLAEAAFRGAQEEAGCSVKLQTAFDSTLEDLLWCDGVLFGTPENFGYMSGALKDFFDRTFYPAEPYALNKPYGVFISAGNDGTGAVREIDRIAKGYPLTRVAAPLICRGEITPAHLADAHELGLTMAAGLVMGIF